The sequence CACAGGCGCCCGGTGGGGGTGCCGCTGAGATCGCGCTCGACGCCAGGGTGGTCGCCGGAGCCGATGCCGGCCGCGGCTACGGCGGCGGTGTTGAGCATCCAGAGGGCGCCGCTGCGATGCTGGACCCGGACCGGGCGGTGTGGGTGCATGCGGTCAAGAGCGGCGGCGTCGAGGTCTCCGGCAACGGTCTCGATGTATCCGACACCGCGGATCCACCCGTGCTCGTCGGGAGTGGCGGCGGCGAGTGCCTCGGCGAGGCCGTCGCGGTCGGTCACCTCGGGCGGCCCGCAGTTGACGGAGCGGCCCGTCGCGGCGAGGGCGTGCAGGTGGACGTGGTGATCGCAGAGCCCGGGAAGCAGCGCTCCGCCGCGGCATGCGTGCTCCTGCTCTCCGGGACGGCGGACGAGGGCGGCACCGACCTCGGTGATCCGGTTCCCGACCACACGCACATCGGCACGGATACGGCCGTCGAGCTCCACATCGCGCAGCAGCAGCCCGGTCACGGCACCGCGATCCCCAGCTCTCGCAAGACCTCCGCCGTATGCTCCCCGCTCCTGGCCACTCGTCCGGAGTCGGAGACTTCGCGTTGCCGGGGAGAGGCGACGGGAACCAGGCCGGCGGGGGTCTCCACGCTCCACGCGCCATTTCTTCGGCGGGCCGCCAGGGAGCGCGTCCCCGGCGTGCCGGCCGCCGGCCCGACACCGGGCTCCAGCGCCGAGGCGACGACATCGGACATCGAAACGTCCCAGAGCATCCCTGAGCCATCGGCAGGGGCAGTCGCGGCGAGGACCGCCGCTGTCAGCCCGGTGAGTGGGTCGGCGATCGCATCGCCGCAGAACAGCGGGGTACCGTCGGTGTCCCAGGCGACCAGGCCGCTTGCGGCGGCGATGTCGTCACCGAAGCCGACCCGGTCCCTCGCCCGCCCGTACGCGGTGATCGAGACCCAGGTGGCGCCGGCGGCCACGGCGGCATCGGCGTCGAGCCCGAAGCCGGCCAGCGCACGCGGACGGGAAGCCTCGATGACGATGTCGGCCGCGTCGACCAAACGGGCCAGCGCGTGCCGTCCACGAGGATCGCCGGGGTCGAGGACGACCGAACGGTGGCCCGCGTGCAGCAGCCGGTAGAACTCCGCGTTCCCACGGCGGGCACCGTCCGGCCGCTCCGGTGTTTCGACCTTGACGACCCTTGCGCCCGCCAGGCTGAGCAGGTGCGCGCACAGCGGACCGGCCCACAGAGCGCTGAAGTCGACGACCAGCAGGCCTGCCGGCGGACGTGGGGCCATGGGCTTCGGCAAGGGGCAGGGATTGCGGTGCTGCCGCACCGGTCCACCGGCGATACCCAGCAGTCCGGCATACTCGGCGAACTCGGCGCCCGTGTGTTCCCGCAACCAGCGGGTGACTGCGGGCCAAGGGTCGTCCCCGACCTCGGTGCGGGTCAGGGCACCGAGCAGCGCGGGATCATCGGGGCGGGCGCAGGAGACCGCGGCCCAGCCGTCGGCGGTCGGCAGTAGGCGGCAGGAACCGCCTGCGGACACCGCTCCGCGTCGCCGGTGGCCCGTGTAGGCCGCACGTTCCGAGAGCAGTCTGGCGCCGTCCAGCCGGACCGAGGTGAGTTCGGCGAACCGCTCCGACAGTTCCCGAGCTGTGGTGGCGGCGCGGCCCGGCGGTACCAAAGGAGGGCCATCTGCGCGGCCGGTCAGGGTGACAGCGCCGCTGCGGGCCCAGTCCCTGATGGAATCATCGGCCATCACGGCGCCGACTCAGACAATGCCCGACATGAGGGACATGCGATGACACGCTCCGACGATACACTCGCAGCAATGATCATTCCTGTAGCCCGAACGTCGCGCGCACAGGCGGACGATCGCCCGGTACGCCAAGCGAACCGGGCCCGGTGCTCGTCGATCCCGGGAGGTGACGTGATGACACGTCGTCCGGACGGTGGGTGCCCGTGAGTGACGTGCCGCATCTGTCCATCGCCGACGTGGCGGACGGTTCCGCCCACGGCCCGTTGCTCGATCAGGCTGGAGCAGTGCGCGATCCGTTCGTGGCTGTACAACTGGATGACGCTGTCGACCCGGTGACACTGGACCGGGCTGTGAAACGTGCGCGAAGCTGCGATCGACTGTTGGTCGGAGTCGTCGACGGGCCGCTGCCACCGCAGACCGGGGAGTTGGTGAGCGTGCTGGATCTGACCCTCACAGGTCCGGACACTCAGGCCAGGCGCGATTGTGTCACCGTTCCCGATCCGCAGACGCGGCTGGGTCTCCTGTATGCGGCCGTGGTACGCAATCCGCACGCCTCCGTGGTCTTGGGCAGCGTGCTCAGGACGGGGGAAGCGCTGCCGGTGAGTGCCGCGCTGGACCTGGAGTCCTTCGCCTACTCTGCCTTGCTCGGCGGGCCCGAGTTCCACCGCTGGCTCAGCGCCCGCCGTCAGCGACCCGTTCCTCCTGCAGCTGACGATCCCATCACGGTCAAGCGGGAAGAAGACCGCCTGCTGATCACGCTCAACCGTCCTGAGCGACGCAACGCCTACGGCAGAGACGTCCGCGATGCTCTGGTCGAAGCCCTCCGTCTCGCCGTGTTCGACGACACCATAACCATGGTGGTGCTCAACGGTGCCGGGCCGTCCTTCTGCTCCGGCGGCGACCTCGACGAGTTCGGCACCACCCCCGACCTTGTCACGGCTCATCTGGTGCGCACCCGCGCCGGTGCCGGCAGGCTCGTCCACGAGCTCGCCGCCCGGATCGAGGTGCGGGTTCACGGCAGCTGCGTCGGTGCCGGGATCGAGCTTCCCGCCTTCGCCGGAGCCGTGATCGCCGACCCTGGGACCACCTTCCGTCTGCCCGAAGTGAGCATGGGCCTGATACCGGGAGCGGGCGGCACCGTCAGCCTCCCCCGGCGCATAGGTCGCTGGCGCACCCTCGACCTGGCGCTGTCCGGCAAGGCCATCGATGCGGCAACCGCCATGGCCTGGGGACTGATCGACGGGTTGCTACCGCGCGAATGAGCGTTGGGAGCGCGGCGATCCGCGCGAACACGCAGCGGTCATCGCGATGACGCATGAAGCCCTGAGGCGACGGAAGCTTCAAGCCTCTGCTTGATCCGCGCAGGCGAGGAGTGTCGCAGCGAGGCGGCGAGCTTCCTGCGGGGTCAGGTTGATGATGCGGTATCGCCCGCCGACGTGATGGGCGATCTCGACGAACGGATGCCATACCGGGCAGGCCTCCTCCGCCAGGTACTGCACCACGCGGACGTCGACCGACTCGGGCATTCTCGGCTCGTATCGACGGGAGACCCGTAGCGTGTGCGTCTCGCCCTCGTGGAGCAGGATCGCGTTGTCCGTAGAATGATCCAGCATGCACCAGTGAGGGCATCGAACGACCGCCTTGTCTGAGTCCTCCCACGCCAGCGACATATGACGCTCACCTCCTCATATGACAGATCCGCGATCAGCCGCCGGGCATGATCGAAGGGGCCGCGCCGCAAAGCGGCCGGAGATGCAGGAGCCCTGCGGCTGGGCGGCGTGCCGTGTTGTCATTGCTGAAGACTCCTTCTGAGTCGATCGTCGATCGTGACACCCAGGCGATCAGCCAGCGCGGCGATGTCGTCACGTGCGGCGGCCTGCACGGGGACCCCGTTCATGCGCCGGTCACGGGCGAGCTCGGCCTCCTTCTCACCCGGCAGCCAGATACGGTCCACGCCGGGCTGTTTCGGAGCCGTGCGTAGGGTACGCGCGATCTCAACGACCTGCCGGGCGAAGGTGTCGCCGTCCAGGAAGTCGCTCACCCTGATCGCGCCCATGAGCGCGGAGTTGTCCCCCGGCTCGTGCGGCTGCCGTCCGGAAATCTGGGCGTCGAAACGCCAGCCGCCGAGCACACCGGTAAGCAGTGCCACACACAGCGCCAGGCCGTAGCCCTTGTATCCCGCGATCGGAAGCAAGGAACCGCCCGCGAACACCGCCTTCGGGTCGGTAGTCGGCCGGCCTTCCTGGTCCAGGAACGCGTCCGAGGGCAGAGGTTCGTCTCGCTGCGCGGCCAGCAGCGCCCGCCCCCATGTCGATTTGCTCATGGCGGAGTCCCAGACGATCGGGTCCGACGTGCCCGGGAAGGCGAGCGAAAGCGGGTTGTTCCCGATGAGGGGCTGGGCTCCCCCGGTGGGCGCCATCAATGCGAGCACATTGGTCATGGAAAGCCCGATCATGCCCTTTTCGGCGGCCATCATCGAGTAGTAGGCGGCTGCGCCATAGTGGTTGATATTGCGCACGACGACGAGACCCACCCCGGAGTCGGCTGCCTTGCCGATGGCGAGCTCCATCGCCGCGGTGTCGGCGACCGCACCGAGTGCGTTGCCGCCGTCCATCAGCGCCGTCGTCGCAGACTCCCGACAAATGACGATCGTCGGATCGGCTGCCGTCCCGCCGGCCTCGATCCGTTCGACATAGGACCTCAGTCGCATGAGGCCATGGGTTTCGACGCCGCGTTCGTCGGCGGTCACCAACCAGGGCCCCGCAGGGCAGAACGTGTCCAGCGACTTGGCTCGCACCCATTGGCCGTCCTTCCGCTGGAGGTCCCGGGCCGAGACATCGTTCATGCAGGTGTATCCGAAGACGTGGTCCAGCGCTCGCTCCTCGCTGACGTGCCGGGTCGCCGTACCGATCACCACGGCCAGCTCGGCCTCGTAGTCGACCTCTGTCGTCACCGCGCGGTCCCATGTGATGGCGCCGCCGTGCGGCAGCACCGCGGTCGGGAACTTGGCGAACACGGTCGGCGACTCGGGGATCGCGTGGCCACCTTCCGCCGCGTGGTCGGCATAGTTGAGTCCGATCGCCACGATCTTTCCCGGCGCCGGCACCGGAGCCAGCATCTGCAGATCCGCGGTCTCGGCCTTCGGCAGGTCCGGCAGCTGCGCGGCGAGCCGTGCGAGCCCGCCCGCCCCGAGCGCGGCGAGCGCGGTCATCGATGTGGGCAGCCCTGAATCCGCGGGCACCACAGCGACCTGGTCCGATGTGCCGTCGACCGCGATGGCGAGTGTGTCGTGGCCGCGATACCGAACACTGGCGAGTCTCATCTCGGCTCCTTCCACGAGCTTCTTCACGATCGCATTCCAAGACTGGCGTAGTCAACCAACCGACTGTTAGATAAAGGGGCGCGGAAGGAAAGCGTGCAGGGAGGGAGATGAGGTGTCTCTGCGGGACAAGTACTGCATAGTCGGGGTGGGCGAGACCGCCTACACCCGTGGGTCCGGGCGCAGCACTCGCAGCATGGGGGTGGAGGCCATACGCAACGCGATGACCGACGCCGGGCTGGGCGCCGAGGACGTCGACGGAATGCTCTGCTACCAGGTCGGTGATTCGACGCTTTCTCAGACGCTCGCCACCGACCTCGGAATCCGACTGAACTTCTACACCGATACCTATGGCGGGGGTTCCAGCACAGAGACCATCATCGGTCTCGCGATCGGCGCGATAGAAGCCGGGATGTGCCACACGGTCGCCGTCTTCCGCTCGATGAACGGATACTCCGCGCTGCGAATGGGAGGGGCTCCCGCGTCCGGCAATCCGCCCCCCGCCAAGGTGAACGGAAGCGACCTCGACAGCGCCCCTTACGGGGTCAGCAGCCCTGCCCAGCGTTTCCAGTTCACCTTCGCCCGGCACATGTACACCTACGGCACGACGAGCGAGCAACTGGCCAACGTGAAGGCGGTGCACAGCAAGCACGCTTCCAACAATCCGCGGGCGTACTACAGGAAGCGGGTCACGGTCGACGACGTGATGAACTCACGCTGGGTCGTCAAGCCCGCCTGTCACCTGCTGGACTGCTGCATCGAGACCGACAACGCGACGTGCGTCATCGTCACCTCGGCGGACCGGGCCAGGAACCTTCGGCAGCGCCCGGTTCACGTGATGTCGGTTGCCGGACGGGTCAACAAGCCGTTCCAGGACCCCCTGGCGCACTACCAGTGCGACCCGATCACCCGCCAGGCCGGCTACTACGCCGGCCGGGTCGCCTTCCGCAACGCTGGAGTCGAGCCCTCGGACATCCAGCTGACCGGCTGCTACGACGCGTTCACCTTCACCCCCGTGCTCCTGTTCGAGGGGTACGGCTTCTGTAAGGAGGGCGAAGGGGGCGAATACGTTTCCAGCGGCATCATCGAGCTCAGCGGAGCACGGCCGAACAACACGAGTGGCGGCCAGCTCTGTGAGGGCTACACCCACGGCATGAACCTGGTGATCGAGAACGTCCGACAGCTCCGGCATCAGGCCGACGACTTCTGCCCGGGCTGGCGTGAAGGCGTTCACACCCACGACTACGCCGAAGGGGGATGCCGCCAGGTGAAGGACGTGGAAATCGCGATGAACATGGGCTGGGGCACTCCCGCGGTCTCGAGCGCGCTCATCCTCAGGAGGTAGGGACGGTGGCGATTTACAGGGGGCTCGACCTGATGGTGGGGCCGACCGACTCCGAGCACCACGGCTACTTCGAGGCCGCCAGGCAGCACAAGCTCGTCGTCCAGCGCTGTCGGGGCTGCGGATTGCTGCGGGGGACGATCGGGGCGGCTTGTCCGTACTGCTCGGCCCTCGCATGGGAATGGGAGCAGGTCAGCGGAAAAGGTGTGATCTACAGCTACGCGATCGTGGCCCAGGCTGTCCACCCCGCTTTCCGTGACGCTGTGCCGTACCCGCTCGTGCTCGTCGAACTCGACGAGCAACGCGCGGTGCCGTGGCGCGACGGAGCGGAGGGAGAGCTCGTCTCGGTGCGGAAGATCGCCAACCTGGTCCGGGCGGACGACGTCACCCAGCCCGAGGACGAGAAGAACGTCGCCATCGGCATGCGCGTGGAGGTCTGTTTCGTCGATCTCGACGATGACATGGCGCTGCCGCAGTTCCGGCTCACGGGCGAACCACCGGAGCACTCCCCGTGGCGAGCCGACTGACCGGTCCCTGGGATCGCTGATCAGGAACAGCCAGTGGCTGTTCCTGATCAGCTCGCCTCGGCCTCCGACGTCGCGGCGACATGTCGCCGATCTCCGGACGGCCCCTAGCCCGGGGCGGCGAAGCAAGGGGCCGGTGGCGCCGTCAGGGTGTGGCCGCCTCCGCGGCGTCTTTGACGAGAGGCTTCACGGGTGGCGCCGAGCGCCAGTCCGGGACGCCGAACTCGGGCGTCGCCAGGAGGCTCTCCCCTTGCGTCATGACGAGCCAATGCGCGTGATTCAGCTCGTGCAGGGCGAAGCAGGAGTTCAGCGCGTTGTAGAAGCCCATGGTGTCGACCGTCTGGTTGACCGATTCCTTGATCAGTAAGGCGGTCATCGTCGGCAGCTTGGCGATGCGCCGAGCGAAAGCCAGCGCACTGTCGTCGAGCTCGTCGACGGGGAAGACCTTGCTCACCATGCCGAGCTGATGTGCCTCGTGCACGTCGATCGAGTCACCGGTCAGCATGAGCTCCTTGGCTTTCCGCGGCCCGAACTCCCAAGGATGGGCGAAGTACTCCACTCCGCACATGCCGAGCCGGGTACCCACCACATCGGCGAAGCGGACGTTGTCGGCGGCGACGATCAGGTCGCAGGACCACATCAGCATCAGCCCGGCGGCGAAGACCGTACCCTGAACCTGCGCAATGGTGATCTTGCGCAGGTTCCGCCATCTCCGGGTGTTCTCGAAGAAGTGATGCCACTCCTGCAGCATCACCCTCTCGACCCCATCTCGCGTGCCGCCGTTGACCTTCGTGCTCGGATGCTGCTGGGGACCGCCGACCTCGTACTCCGCGCGTGCCTCCGCCGAACCGATGTCGTGTCCCGACGAGAACAGCGGACCCACGCCGCCGAGGATGACGACGCGCACGTTGTCATCCGCCTCGGCCCGCAGGAACGCGTCGTTCAGCTCGACCAGCAGCCCGCGACTCTGCGCGTTCCGGGTGTCCGGCCGGTTGAGCATGATCCGGACTATCGTTCCGCCGTCCAGCTCTTCGTACTTGACGAACCTGTGCTCTGTCACGCGAACCTCGTTTCCTGCTCGTGCACCAACTCCGCGCGCAGCTCACGCCGGAGCAGCTTGCCTGTGTCCGTGTACGGCAGGGCCGTACGGAATGTCACGTGCTCAGGAGTGCGGGACGAGCGCAGCCGCTCACGCACCCACAGTCGGAGTTCCTCCTCGGTGGCGCCCGTTCCCGCGCGCAAGACGACAGCCGCCACGACGCGTTCGCCCCATTCGGTGTCCGGCAGCCCCACCACGGCCGCGTCCAGGACCGCCGGATGTGCGCGCAGTGTGTCCTCGATCTCGCCCGGCGACATGTTCTCGCCACCACGGACGATCACGTCGTCCAGCCGTCCTTCTACGAACAGGTAGCCGGCCTCGTCAAGGCAGCCCTCATCCTTGGTCGGAAACCAGCCGTGGTCACGCACCGCCCGCCGGTCGAGATACTCACCCGCGACCTGTGGGCCGCGCACCCAGATCTCCCCGCGGGCGCCCGCTGGGAGCGGCTTCCCGGCGGCGTCACAGATCTCCAGCTCCACCGATGGGACGGGCCGCCCCACGGAACCCAGACGCCGCCGTACGGCGGGGTCCTCGCTCGCCCAGGCCGTTCGGTGGTCATCCGGTCCGAGCATGGCGATGGTGGAGCTCGTCTCGGTCAGCCCGTACGCGTTGACGAAGTCCACGTGCGGCAGCAGTTCCATCGCACGTTCGATCACCGGCGCGGGCATCCGCCCTCCGCCGTAGGACAGCGAACGCAGGGCGGGAAGGGTGTCCCGTCCCAGCTCATCCAAGATCCGTCCCAGCATGGTGGGGACGACCATGGCGTGGGTGACCTGCTCGGCACGAGCCACGCGAACCCACTCCCGCGCGTCGAACGCGGGCAGTTGCACGACTCGCCGTCCCGCGTACACCGAGCTCAGCAAGGCCGTGATGCCCGCGATGTGGTAGGGCGGGACGCTGACCAGAGTCGCCTCGTCCGAGTCCGCCCCCATGAACTCCACGGTGGAGACCACGTAGGACACGAGATGCCGATGCCGCAGCACCGCGGCCTTGGGTTCGCCGGTGGTGCCGCTGGTGAAGAGCAGCACCGCGACGTCGTCAGGATCACCGCCCCAGTCGCGGGTCGCCGACACGCTCTCGTCGCCCGCCACCGCCAGGAACTCCGCACGTGGGACGACCTCGACCCCCGGGATGCCGCTCAGCCTGTCGACAGCTGACGTGTCGGTGACCGCCACGGCCGGGATGGTACGGCCGGCGAGCGCCCGCAGCCTGTCATCGGCCAGCCGATAGTTGAGGGGAACGAACGGCACTCCGGCGAGCGCCGCGCCGAACAGCAGGAGGGGAACGGCCTCGGAGTTCACTCCCACCAGGTCGGCCCGCCTCGCTCCGCGTGCTGCGAGCCAGGCGCTCACCCGCTGGGCCTTTTCGTACAGCTGCGTGTACGAGAGCGCATTGTGCTTCGGTCCGACCGCCGCTCGGCCGTGGAGACCGTCGGCGGCCATCTGGAGGATCAGCGCAAGGTTCATCGCTCAACCTTCATCGCTCAGTCAGACGAGGGCAGGGGCTTGGCGTCCTTCACGGTCAGCGGTTCCGTGGAGACGGAAAGTGTGCCCTTGCCCGGTTTCGTGCAGAGCAGCTCAAGCCCGCATGTCAGGTCGACGTACCGTTTGCCGAGCGCGGTCCCACCCGCGAACTCCGGATCCAGAGCCGCGCCGAGCGATGGGGCATCGTCCATTCCGATCATTGGATGGCCCCCACACCTGAGATCGACGTCTTCGGCGATGGGGCGGACAACGATGACCTCGGTGTCGCAGACAACGCTCCTGAAGCGTGCTCCGATCTTCGGATTCACCGCATCCTCCTCTCCTCTCAACAACCAACCGACTGTTAGATACAGTAGGTTCGGGCAACCGAATCCGCCAGAGCGGGAGCAGGCAATTGTTCAAGATCGGCAAGTTCTTCCACGCGATCCATGTCGTCGCCGACCTCGACCGTGCCGACATCTGGTATGACCAGATCTTCGGAGGAAGGCGGTTCTACAGAGGGCACCTGCCCGTCGAGAAGCGGGACGCGTCACTTCTCGTCATCGCGGACTTCTGCGTGGAGCCCATGATGTCGAGCCGGGTGCCGGGAGCCGAGCGGACTCCGGTCGGGCGTTTCTACTCCCGCTTCGGTCAGCGTCTTCACTCGCTCGCCTGGTACGTCACCGATCTGCCCAGCCTGTACGAACGGCTCCGCTCCGCCGGCATCCGCGTGACGGGACCCGGCGGCACCGACATGGAGACAGGCGATTTCCCCGGATCGCTCTACACCCACCCCAGAGACAGCCACTCCCTCATCGAGTTCGTGGACATGGCATCGCTGAACGGCGCCCTCAGGGACCCTCGGTTGGACCCGGCATACTCCCCTGCGTACTGGCGTGACGAACATCCCCTCGGCATCGAACGGGTCTCCCACATGACCGTGGTCGTACGGGATCTGCACCGTGCGACCTCGTTCTACGCCGGCACACTCGACGGTGACGTGGTCGGACACAGCGACCGCACCCCTGCCGGAACGCGCAGCGTCTACGTCGCCGTGGGCGAGGACTCGATCATCGAACTGGCCCGGCCGCACTCCGACGACAGCCTGGCCGGCCGAGACCTCGCCGAGAACGGAGAGATCATGCACTCCGTGACCTTCAAGGTCCGCGATCTCGCGGCCGCCGAGCAGCACCTCGCGGCCAACGGCGTACGCATCGCCGAACGCCAGGGCGACGATGTCGTCCTCCATCCCGACGACTGCTTCGGGGCGGTACTCCGCCTCACCCAGGGGCAGACGCCGGGCGAGACAGACCGACCACGCCCATGATCATCGGCAGACTCCTGAGTCGTCTGGGGATCCGACCCGGCCGGCGAAGCCGGGCCCTGCCGGCAGCCGCCCCCTCCGGCGACCTCCTCGCGGACATCGGTGACCTCCCGGCCCTGACGGCGAACGGAACCCCGGCCATCGTCGAGGTACGCACCGGAGTGCTGGTCGTGGTGAACCGCCGAGGAGAGGTTTTCGCCGTGGACGCCCGCTGCCCGCACCTTGGCGCCCCCCTGACCAACGCGATCGTGAAGCGTTCCACCATTACCTGTCCCTCGCACTGGTGTCGCTTCGACCTTCGTACCGGCGTGTCCCTTCCGCGTCCGTCGAGCAGGCTGCGCTGCCCGCCTTTGCGCACCTTCGCCGTCCGTGTGGTCGGAGACCGCGTCCTGGTACACGACGAACCCGCCTGACGTTCGACGCCTCTATTCCACGAGCGCCGCCCGCACCATGCGACGTGGTCCCGATGCCGTCACCGTAACGGCCGGAAGAAATCGCGAATGCTCGCCGCCACCAACTCGGGCTCCTCCCATGACGCGAAATGCCCGCCAGATGACAAATCCACCCAATGGTGGATGTCATGGGTTCGCCCGATCATCTCGCGGGTCGCTCTGCGCGGAGGATTGCCGGGAATCGCGCGCGGCATGGCCACCCCCGTGGGCACCCGCAGCCGGGTCCCCGGCGGGATAGGCGGATCGGCCCGCACCCGCTCGTAATACACGCGTATCGACGAGCCGATGCTGCCCGTGACCCAGTACAGAGTGGCGCTCGTCAACAGGTCGTCTTTGCTGTAACGACGCTCGACATCCTCGTCGCAGTCGCTCCAGGATCGGTACTTCTCCACGAGCCAGGACAGCAAGCCGACGGGCGAGTCGTTCAGCGCGTGCGCCAGACTCTGCGGCTTGGTGCGGTGCAGCGCCCCGTAGGCTCCCTCCTCCGCGTTCCACTCCCGCGCGTACGCGAGAAACGCCTCCTCTGCCTCGGTACGCGGTGAACCGGCGGACAAGGGCAGAGTCAGCGCCGGGTCGTGGGTATGCAACCCGACCACGGCCTCGGGGTCGGCCAGCGCGATCCTGCCGTTCACGTACGCACCGAGCCCCGTCCCATGCAGACCGTACCGGCGATATCCGAGACCCTCGGTGACCACCCGCCGGACCGTCGCGGCCATGCGAGCGTAGCCGTACCCGCGCGAGCGGGGGGCGTCGGAGAAGCCGAACCCCGGCAGGGAGGGCACGACCACATGGAAGGCGTCCGCCTGGTCGGCG is a genomic window of Streptosporangium album containing:
- a CDS encoding epoxide hydrolase family protein, which codes for MEVRPFRIDVAHDVLDDLRWRLERARPAAELPGAGWDYGTNGEYLAELVTYWRTRFDWRKVERRLNELPNVRVEVDGLDVHLVVQRGEGPDPLPIVLVHGWPSGYLEMTRLIPLLADPGAHGADQADAFHVVVPSLPGFGFSDAPRSRGYGYARMAATVRRVVTEGLGYRRYGLHGTGLGAYVNGRIALADPEAVVGLHTHDPALTLPLSAGSPRTEAEEAFLAYAREWNAEEGAYGALHRTKPQSLAHALNDSPVGLLSWLVEKYRSWSDCDEDVERRYSKDDLLTSATLYWVTGSIGSSIRVYYERVRADPPIPPGTRLRVPTGVAMPRAIPGNPPRRATREMIGRTHDIHHWVDLSSGGHFASWEEPELVAASIRDFFRPLR